One stretch of Zonotrichia leucophrys gambelii isolate GWCS_2022_RI chromosome 13, RI_Zleu_2.0, whole genome shotgun sequence DNA includes these proteins:
- the LMAN2 gene encoding vesicular integral-membrane protein VIP36: protein MAAGAGGLVVAAALLLTLAGPRPVPAELTDGNSEHLKREHSLMKPYQGAGSAAMPLWDFTGSTMVTSQYVRLTPDERSREGSIWNRVPCFLKDWELHVHFKIHGAGKKNLHGDGLALWYTQERLTPGPVFGSKDNFHGLAIFLDTYPNDEATERVFPYISAMVNNGSLSYDHSKDGRWTELAGCSADLRNQNHDTFLAVRYSRGRLTVMTDVEDKNEWKNCIDIAGVQLPTGYFFGASAGTGDLSDNHDIISMKLFQLMVEHPVEDEAVDWTKIEPRVSLLKSPKDNVDDPTGNFRSGPLTGWKVFLLLLCALLGIIVCAVVGAVVFQKRQERNKRFY from the exons ATGGCGGCGGGTGCGGGCGGGCTGGTGGTGGCGGCCGCGCTGCTGTTGACCCTGGCCGGGCCGCGCCCGGTGCCCGCCGAGCTCACGGATGGCAACAGCGAGCACCTGAAGCGGGAGCACTCGCTGATGAAGCCGTACCAGG GCGCGGGCTCCGCCGCCATGCCGCTGTGGGACTTCACGGGCAGCACCATGGTCACCAGCCAGTACGTGCGCCTGACGCCCGACGAGCGCAGTCGGGAGGGCTCCATCTGGAACCGCGTG ccctgcttccTCAAGGACTGGGAGCTCCACGTGCACTTCAAGATCCACGGAGCCGGCAAGAAGAACCTGCACGGGGACGGGCTGGCGCTGTGGTACACGCAGGAGCGCCTGACGCCAG GTCCTGTATTTGGCAGCAAGGACAACTTCCATGGACTGGCTATTTTCCTTGATACCTATCCCAATGATGAGGCCACAGAG CGTGTGTTCCCCTACATCTCAGCCATGGTCAACAACGGCTCCCTGAGCTACGACCACAGCAAGGACGGGCGCTGGACGGAGCTGGCCGGCTGCTCGGCCGACCTGCGCAACCAGAACCACGACACCTTCCTGGCCGTGCGCTACTCCCGCGGCCGCCTCACG GTGATGACTGATGTGGAAGACAAGAATGAATGGAAGAACTGCATCGACATCGCAGGGGTGCAGCTGCCAACCGGGTACTTCTTTGGTGCTTCTGCTGGCACTGGAGATCTCTCTG ACAATCATGACATCATCTCGATGAAGCTGTTCCAGCTCATGGTGGAGCACCCTGTAGAAGATGAGGCCGTTGACTGGACCAAGATCGAGCCGAGGGTCAGCCTCCTGAAATCCCCCAAAG ACAACGTGGATGACCCGACGGGGAATTTCCGGAGCGGGCCGCTGACGGgctggaaggtgttcctgctcctgctctgtgccctgctgggcatCATCGTCTGCGCCGTGGTGGGAGCCGTGGTCTTCCAGAAGCGCCAGGAGCGGAACAAGCGTTTCTACTAG
- the LOC135453694 gene encoding ADP-ribosylation factor-like protein 3 — translation MGDVQKGLLSVIQRLKGSPEQELRIVLLGLDNAGKTTLLKRLASEEVSTITPTQGFNIKSVQSHGLKLNVWDIGGQRSIRPYWKKYLGSTDLLIYVIDSADQKRFEETGQELAELTEDESLTGVPLLVFANKQDLVTAAPAAEIAEGLSLHTYRDREWQIQACSALSGEGVQDGMNWISSQIMNRKK, via the exons ATGGGGGATGTGCAGAAG gggctgctctccgTCATCCAGAGGCTGAAGGGATCCCCGGAGCAGGAGCTCCGCATcgtcctgctggggctggacaACGCGGGCAAGACCACGCTGCTGAAGCGCCTGGCGTCCGAGGAGGTCAGCACCATCACCCCCACACAG GGATTCAACATCAAGAGCGTGCAGTCCCACGGGTTGAAGCTGAACGTTTGGGATATCGGGGGGCAGCGCTCCATCCGGCCCTACTGGAAGAAGTACCTGGGCAGCACAGACCTGCTG ATTTATGTCATTGACAGCGCAGACCAGAAGCGTTTCGAGGAGACAGGGCAG gagctggcagagctcacGGAGGACGAGTCCCTGACGGGGGTTCCGCTGCTGGTGTTTGCCAACAAGCAGGACCTGGTgactgcagcacctgcagctgaaATCgcagaggggctgagcctgcACACCTACCGGGACCGGGAGTGGCAGATCCAGGCCTGCTCGGCCCTGTCTGGGGAAGGGGTGCAG GATGGGATGAACTGGATTTCCAGCCAGATCATGAACAGGAAGAAGTGA